One genomic segment of [Phormidium] sp. ETS-05 includes these proteins:
- a CDS encoding alpha/beta hydrolase, producing the protein MQFAAETNRVENGGCPPGALPKAERHFAKVKDMGKKLLSLCLAAILAVVATFAFNCDRALAADRIILIYGNARETISFGDLERFVRSGTAPDVFRSRLNLNNDEIDALRKVLEQEIPVSEAFLKKLLSSSIGQFVLTRLDPVVGIGTRASVDDLTQAFLNAVVDDKMSLLSIMKAYPTAEVSVNGPMLEDAYDKIKFVATDVLAVAEVVRNYMYDVVCTDEFFGSNTEYDVPEIISRSDRFNNLAWPK; encoded by the coding sequence ATGCAGTTCGCCGCTGAGACTAACCGAGTAGAAAATGGGGGATGCCCGCCAGGGGCGCTACCCAAGGCAGAAAGGCATTTTGCCAAGGTGAAAGATATGGGGAAAAAACTTTTATCCCTATGTCTGGCCGCAATTCTGGCCGTGGTAGCCACTTTTGCATTTAATTGCGATCGGGCGCTGGCCGCCGATCGAATCATCCTCATTTACGGCAATGCCCGCGAAACCATATCCTTCGGAGATTTAGAGAGATTCGTCCGCAGCGGCACCGCCCCGGATGTATTCCGCTCGCGCTTAAACCTGAACAACGATGAGATTGACGCCCTACGCAAGGTATTAGAGCAAGAAATTCCCGTTTCTGAAGCATTTTTGAAAAAACTGCTCAGCAGCAGCATCGGGCAATTCGTTCTCACCAGACTTGACCCCGTAGTGGGAATTGGCACCCGGGCTAGTGTGGATGACCTCACCCAGGCTTTCCTTAATGCAGTTGTAGATGACAAAATGAGCTTATTAAGCATTATGAAAGCCTATCCCACCGCTGAAGTGTCCGTCAACGGACCAATGCTGGAAGATGCCTATGACAAAATCAAATTTGTCGCTACAGACGTGCTAGCGGTGGCCGAAGTCGTGCGCAACTATATGTATGATGTGGTTTGCACTGACGAATTCTTTGGGTCGAATACGGAATACGACGTGCCAGAAATTATCAGCCGTTCTGACCGGTTCAATAACCTAGCTTGGCCAAAATAG
- a CDS encoding alpha/beta hydrolase: MKLKIQNYLKLLANIRHRWIKFLALALTVCVATTSLVVFQPSKAVAADTVILTYFRQELPIPMAELESFANGGKPSRVIRFLTGVANIEQDDFRTILTQEIPANLKLMDKSLNFILGELALYEIGQAIHTQTRLGNIEALRSSLILSASDNGKLSMLEIFQKYPARRLYIDARRLNKAYGQVSFLVDGAEKAIMFVRESVADIIC; the protein is encoded by the coding sequence ATGAAATTGAAAATTCAAAATTACTTAAAGCTGCTGGCCAATATCCGCCACCGCTGGATCAAGTTTTTGGCTCTGGCGTTAACCGTATGTGTGGCCACCACATCGCTAGTGGTTTTTCAGCCCAGCAAAGCAGTTGCCGCTGATACAGTGATTCTGACGTATTTCCGCCAAGAATTACCCATCCCAATGGCCGAGCTAGAGAGTTTCGCCAATGGGGGCAAACCATCCCGGGTAATCCGCTTCCTCACTGGCGTCGCCAATATCGAGCAGGATGATTTCCGCACGATTTTAACCCAAGAAATCCCCGCTAACCTCAAACTCATGGATAAGTCCCTGAACTTTATCCTAGGAGAATTAGCACTCTATGAAATCGGGCAAGCCATCCACACCCAAACGCGCTTAGGCAACATCGAGGCTTTGCGCTCTAGCTTGATACTATCCGCTAGTGACAATGGCAAATTGTCCATGCTGGAAATATTCCAAAAGTATCCAGCTCGCCGTCTGTACATCGATGCCAGACGCCTGAACAAAGCCTATGGTCAGGTCAGCTTCTTGGTAGATGGGGCAGAAAAAGCTATCATGTTTGTCCGCGAGTCAGTGGCTGACATCATTTGCTAA
- a CDS encoding DUF3352 domain-containing protein: MLKGVTLPLLSVFLLEANCALAQVASPNPTTLPTPAVSAAMPSNVAGLLLINTQMEAWQSAGRFFPLPPDFQPPGFLPFMPSEVDFSSYIRPWLGDWMAVAMMPETAKPLMVTPVTSEGLLPAFVAEVEKARGKPPQIREYNGARIWVWPEEVRNRDALPPMLPPPSQFPQLKFLPKGLGLLAQQESLPPDWPPPPPPNVELPPLVIPGLAIASMPGFLAASTSAAPIEEWLDSASGQKLAAEPLFQRTVNNPEFAKSLLVGYGNISQLAQSLAKVEALTNPSVPLPLPNPQAILNGLAALAQQADSAEFFLWFPSDGLRVQSRINYSSPRPESALTSSPNTIVSQIPGATYLSFNGFNLSRDWQLFRANASGQSLLQGLLLPLERFARESLQLDIDRDIIPWMDGEYAVFMFPTAQGFLPALEPRLQLGFGIILETSDRPAAERFFARLDEYITQVSNGEVNLNRQEIAGQPITSWEALNPQLGEVQSLLAYGWANEKLLVITTGMGPMTELSPQPPVNLARAYNFQTATAPLPSPNSGYFYLNMGSFLSLIYNFLPPGIGDDPQAHSFKQVLGTIRSISATNSSTDSQDRVDFFFVLSPRPQP; this comes from the coding sequence TTGTTAAAGGGTGTCACTTTACCATTGCTGTCTGTTTTTCTCCTGGAGGCTAACTGCGCCCTCGCGCAGGTAGCATCGCCTAACCCGACTACTCTGCCAACACCAGCCGTTAGTGCGGCGATGCCGAGCAATGTGGCGGGGTTGTTGCTGATTAATACTCAAATGGAGGCTTGGCAAAGTGCGGGCCGGTTTTTTCCGCTGCCCCCAGATTTCCAGCCACCGGGTTTTTTGCCTTTTATGCCTTCTGAAGTTGATTTCAGCAGCTATATCCGTCCTTGGTTGGGGGATTGGATGGCAGTGGCGATGATGCCGGAAACGGCTAAACCTCTGATGGTGACGCCGGTAACATCGGAGGGGCTACTCCCAGCGTTTGTGGCAGAAGTGGAAAAAGCGAGGGGAAAACCGCCGCAAATTCGGGAATATAATGGGGCTAGGATTTGGGTGTGGCCGGAGGAGGTAAGAAATCGCGATGCACTACCGCCAATGCTACCGCCGCCGTCTCAATTCCCGCAACTCAAGTTTTTGCCTAAAGGTTTAGGGTTGCTGGCACAACAGGAGTCTTTGCCTCCCGATTGGCCGCCGCCACCGCCACCGAATGTGGAGTTACCGCCATTGGTGATACCGGGATTGGCGATCGCCTCTATGCCGGGATTCCTCGCTGCCTCCACCAGTGCGGCCCCAATTGAGGAGTGGTTGGATAGCGCCAGTGGGCAAAAGTTGGCCGCTGAGCCTTTATTCCAGCGCACGGTGAATAATCCGGAATTTGCTAAATCACTTCTAGTTGGTTATGGCAACATCTCCCAACTAGCGCAGAGTTTGGCGAAGGTGGAAGCCTTGACTAACCCTTCTGTACCATTACCCCTCCCCAACCCCCAGGCTATCCTCAATGGCTTAGCCGCCTTGGCACAGCAAGCCGACAGTGCGGAGTTTTTCCTCTGGTTTCCCTCAGATGGCTTGCGAGTTCAATCCCGAATTAACTACTCTAGCCCCAGACCCGAATCAGCCCTCACCTCTAGTCCGAACACAATTGTCAGTCAAATTCCCGGTGCTACTTACTTATCTTTCAATGGCTTTAACCTAAGTCGTGATTGGCAGCTTTTTCGGGCAAATGCCTCGGGTCAATCGCTGTTGCAAGGGCTGTTGCTGCCCCTGGAACGCTTTGCCAGGGAATCGCTGCAACTTGACATCGATCGGGATATCATACCCTGGATGGATGGGGAATATGCCGTGTTTATGTTTCCTACCGCTCAGGGGTTTCTGCCCGCCCTGGAACCGCGCCTCCAGCTTGGGTTCGGGATTATCCTGGAAACGAGCGATCGACCCGCCGCCGAGCGATTTTTCGCCCGCCTCGACGAGTATATTACCCAAGTTTCTAATGGTGAGGTCAACCTGAACCGCCAGGAAATTGCCGGTCAGCCCATTACTAGCTGGGAAGCGCTCAATCCTCAATTGGGAGAAGTTCAAAGCCTGCTGGCATATGGTTGGGCTAATGAGAAATTACTCGTCATCACCACCGGGATGGGTCCGATGACGGAATTGAGCCCTCAACCCCCGGTGAATTTAGCTAGAGCTTACAATTTCCAAACGGCTACGGCACCCCTACCCAGCCCCAATAGTGGTTACTTTTACCTGAATATGGGCTCGTTCCTGTCGTTGATTTACAATTTCCTGCCCCCCGGCATCGGCGATGACCCCCAAGCTCACAGTTTCAAACAGGTTTTAGGGACAATCAGGAGTATTAGCGCCACTAATTCTAGCACTGACAGTCAAGATCGGGTGGATTTTTTCTTTGTTTTATCTCCCCGACCCCAACCATGA
- a CDS encoding UDP-N-acetylglucosamine-peptide N-acetylglucosaminyltransferase → MTRAEFGLPDDGFVFCCFNSHYKINPEVFDVWMRILRQVPQGVLWLIEGSEKLMANLRQAAQQLGIDGNRIIFTDKIANSEYLARYRLADLFLDTFIYNAGSTAISALWAGVPVLTRPGNTYASRMGASICAAADLTSLICPTNADYEKTAIYLANHPKSLAYRRRHLSQNRSKLPLFDVPGFVQNLETALRQMWENYQRSFSSR, encoded by the coding sequence ATGACTAGAGCAGAATTTGGTTTACCCGATGATGGCTTTGTGTTTTGCTGCTTTAACTCCCATTATAAAATTAACCCAGAAGTTTTTGATGTGTGGATGCGAATTTTGCGGCAAGTTCCCCAGGGGGTACTTTGGTTAATTGAAGGCAGCGAAAAACTCATGGCGAATTTGCGCCAAGCCGCCCAACAGCTCGGTATTGATGGCAACCGCATCATTTTTACGGACAAAATTGCTAATTCAGAATATTTAGCCCGCTACCGTCTGGCAGATTTATTCCTCGATACTTTTATCTATAATGCTGGTTCTACGGCCATTAGCGCCCTCTGGGCAGGAGTCCCCGTCTTAACCCGTCCCGGCAATACTTATGCCTCCCGGATGGGGGCGAGTATTTGTGCTGCTGCTGACTTGACATCCCTGATTTGCCCGACTAATGCTGATTATGAAAAAACCGCCATATATCTGGCTAATCATCCCAAATCTCTAGCATATCGTCGCCGCCACTTAAGCCAAAATCGGAGTAAATTACCCTTGTTTGACGTTCCGGGTTTTGTGCAAAATCTAGAAACAGCTTTGCGGCAAATGTGGGAAAATTACCAGAGGAGTTTTTCAAGCAGATAA
- a CDS encoding TIGR03032 family protein, translating into MTKDKRPMTNPSLTSDREFIPWLQQQQISLGFTTYQTNWLAFIGVNPETGNFSAFQRQFNRAMGLYCTPERLYVSSKYQIWQVDNVLAPGQLYQGYDKLFIPRIGYTTGDIDVHDVVADEQGKPLFISTLLNCLATVSDRHSCQPLWKPPFISQIINEDRCHLNGLAMVEGKPRYVTACSRSDIVDGWRDKRRDGGIIIDIESDEIILSGLSMPHSPRFYQGKLWVLNSGTGEFGYVDIAAGKFEPVTFCPGYARGLAFWRNYAIVGLSQPRGGDGTFSGLPLDDLLSQKDTQPRCGLLVIDLNTGVTLHWLRIEGTITELYDVGVIPGCSRPMSLGFQTQEIEQIITLEPLAPLQVQTKIPSPNNNPATTSQLRSSLQLYLMGCAPQIFTTNNEITQLLSQDQAQNHPQPKKNPKTSRTNQQKSIISSGKAIRQTHQNSQINPRLNRALQLHQQQQFDAAIPLYQQFLQQEPDHLLALTNMGKAFQALNRHQEAIPPLRHAIQLNPTAPQLHFYLSQSLKAQGDIEAAAKCLRETIRLQPDFWGAYNNLGTILQGQNQIPEAAECYQKALNYNPNFAEAQSNLASIRQLQGELEQAKAGFVRALEIKPNYIPALLNLAYIYKQQGRIPAAIACYQQVIALEPNPEAYFNLGEIWEYQGDIEAALECYEKLPKLVGENYGIDGYINYARLKLCDWEDYDIRVKKLVDSVHKYLHNETAYSISPLALSAVPVSLDLHREMAKHQAANISQKMAATKARCHFHYPTKAPDKLRIGYISPDFREHAVGKIVKDMFQYHNRAEFEVYAYSTVDYNDAITETIRQGCDQFINIAAMSPETTARRIHGDGIHIIIDLAGRTIGNALEALALQPAPIQAQFLGYPDTIGADFIQYVIADPWLITPEIAKSYTEDIIYLPHAFLLPQWKSPLRK; encoded by the coding sequence ATGACCAAGGACAAAAGACCAATGACCAACCCATCTCTGACGAGCGATCGAGAATTTATCCCCTGGCTACAACAGCAGCAAATCAGCTTAGGATTCACTACATATCAAACCAATTGGCTGGCTTTTATTGGCGTTAATCCTGAAACCGGAAATTTTTCTGCTTTTCAGCGCCAATTCAACCGAGCGATGGGATTATATTGTACCCCAGAGCGCCTCTATGTGAGTTCCAAATATCAAATCTGGCAAGTCGATAACGTCCTCGCTCCGGGACAACTGTATCAAGGATATGATAAACTGTTTATTCCCCGCATCGGTTATACTACTGGCGATATCGATGTGCATGATGTAGTAGCCGATGAACAGGGAAAACCGCTGTTTATCTCCACATTATTAAACTGTTTGGCCACTGTGAGCGATCGCCATAGCTGCCAACCCCTGTGGAAACCCCCATTTATCTCCCAAATTATCAACGAAGACCGCTGTCACCTCAATGGTCTAGCAATGGTAGAAGGAAAACCCCGCTATGTCACCGCCTGCAGTCGTTCCGACATAGTAGATGGCTGGCGAGATAAACGCCGTGATGGGGGAATAATCATCGATATAGAGAGTGACGAAATCATCCTCAGCGGTTTAAGTATGCCCCACTCTCCCCGATTTTATCAAGGCAAATTGTGGGTATTAAACTCCGGTACAGGAGAATTCGGCTATGTCGATATCGCCGCAGGCAAATTTGAACCAGTCACATTTTGTCCTGGATATGCCCGAGGACTGGCATTTTGGCGCAACTATGCCATTGTGGGATTATCCCAACCGAGAGGAGGCGATGGCACCTTCTCCGGCTTACCCCTCGATGACCTATTATCCCAAAAAGACACCCAACCCCGCTGCGGTTTACTCGTTATCGATTTAAATACCGGCGTCACCCTCCATTGGCTCCGCATTGAAGGCACCATTACCGAATTATACGATGTTGGTGTCATCCCCGGATGCAGCCGCCCCATGTCACTCGGATTTCAAACCCAAGAAATCGAGCAGATAATTACCCTAGAGCCATTAGCCCCCCTCCAGGTACAAACAAAAATCCCATCCCCAAACAATAATCCCGCGACAACTTCTCAATTGCGGTCATCACTCCAACTCTACCTCATGGGTTGCGCTCCGCAAATTTTTACCACCAATAACGAAATCACCCAATTACTTAGTCAAGACCAAGCCCAGAATCATCCTCAACCCAAAAAAAATCCAAAAACATCCCGCACAAACCAGCAAAAATCGATAATATCAAGCGGAAAAGCCATTAGACAAACACATCAAAATTCCCAAATTAATCCTCGACTAAATCGCGCCCTGCAACTGCACCAACAACAGCAATTTGATGCCGCGATTCCCCTGTACCAGCAATTCTTGCAACAAGAACCAGATCACCTACTTGCCCTCACCAATATGGGCAAAGCATTTCAGGCACTCAACCGCCATCAAGAAGCGATTCCTCCTCTGCGTCACGCCATCCAACTCAACCCCACCGCTCCCCAACTACACTTTTACCTCAGTCAATCTCTCAAAGCACAAGGCGACATCGAAGCCGCCGCCAAATGCTTGCGAGAAACCATTCGCTTGCAACCAGATTTCTGGGGAGCCTACAATAATTTAGGCACCATCTTGCAGGGGCAAAACCAGATACCAGAAGCTGCCGAATGCTATCAAAAAGCCCTTAATTATAACCCCAATTTTGCCGAAGCTCAATCTAATTTAGCCAGTATCAGGCAACTGCAAGGGGAGCTAGAACAGGCAAAAGCGGGATTTGTGCGGGCTTTGGAAATTAAACCCAACTACATCCCCGCTCTGTTAAACTTAGCCTATATCTACAAACAGCAGGGACGAATCCCCGCCGCCATTGCTTGCTACCAGCAAGTCATAGCTCTGGAACCCAACCCAGAAGCATATTTTAACTTGGGCGAAATTTGGGAATATCAGGGAGACATTGAAGCGGCGTTAGAATGCTATGAGAAATTGCCAAAACTGGTGGGGGAAAATTATGGCATTGACGGCTATATTAACTATGCCCGGTTGAAGCTGTGCGACTGGGAAGATTACGATATACGAGTGAAAAAGCTGGTTGATTCAGTTCACAAGTATTTGCATAACGAAACCGCCTACAGTATCAGCCCTCTAGCTCTCAGTGCTGTGCCGGTGTCTTTGGATCTGCATCGGGAAATGGCAAAACATCAAGCGGCGAATATCAGCCAGAAAATGGCGGCGACGAAAGCCCGGTGTCATTTCCATTATCCCACAAAGGCACCAGATAAATTGCGCATTGGCTATATTTCCCCCGACTTTCGGGAACACGCGGTGGGGAAAATCGTTAAAGATATGTTTCAATATCATAACCGCGCCGAGTTTGAGGTGTATGCTTATAGCACCGTCGATTATAATGATGCCATTACCGAAACTATTCGCCAAGGGTGCGACCAGTTCATCAATATCGCGGCGATGAGTCCAGAAACTACGGCTCGCCGCATCCACGGTGATGGGATTCATATTATCATCGATTTGGCCGGACGGACGATCGGCAATGCTCTAGAAGCCTTAGCCTTGCAACCCGCTCCCATTCAGGCGCAGTTTTTAGGTTATCCCGACACGATCGGGGCTGATTTTATTCAATATGTCATAGCCGACCCTTGGTTAATTACCCCGGAAATCGCCAAATCCTACACCGAAGATATAATCTACCTGCCCCACGCCTTTTTACTTCCCCAATGGAAATCTCCTCTAAGGAAATGA
- a CDS encoding pentapeptide repeat-containing protein, translating into MKAGLLVATATMVFLGWATQAKAENPAHLFQLIGTKQCQGCDLSGAQLAGFDLRGANLQDANLSGANLRGANLNEANLVRANLEGAKLPDASLIAAKLHGANITGANLTRANLMMARMVIANLEGANLSGANLVGADLESATLLGANLHNTQQSVAAPGIVMLDGVPLATEVMGVNLRDADLTDANLTRANLNWSDLTGAKLDNADVTHAQLQGSNLPAGFELEATQVGQVGQ; encoded by the coding sequence ATGAAAGCGGGGTTATTAGTGGCAACGGCAACAATGGTGTTTCTCGGCTGGGCAACACAGGCAAAGGCAGAAAATCCGGCCCACCTATTTCAGCTAATTGGCACCAAACAATGTCAGGGATGCGACCTCAGCGGTGCGCAACTTGCTGGGTTTGACTTACGCGGAGCCAATTTACAAGACGCCAACCTCAGCGGCGCCAATCTCCGGGGCGCCAACCTCAACGAAGCCAATTTGGTGCGAGCGAATCTGGAAGGGGCAAAACTGCCTGATGCCAGCTTGATTGCAGCGAAACTGCACGGAGCCAATATTACCGGGGCTAACCTCACCCGAGCCAACTTGATGATGGCGCGGATGGTAATCGCCAATCTCGAAGGCGCTAATCTCTCAGGAGCCAATCTGGTTGGTGCTGACTTAGAAAGTGCTACTTTATTAGGCGCGAACCTTCACAATACCCAGCAGTCAGTCGCCGCACCGGGAATCGTGATGCTTGATGGTGTACCCTTGGCGACTGAGGTGATGGGAGTCAATCTGCGGGATGCGGACCTCACCGATGCCAATCTCACCCGTGCTAATCTGAATTGGTCTGATTTGACTGGGGCCAAACTGGACAATGCCGATGTCACCCACGCTCAGCTACAAGGAAGTAACCTCCCAGCGGGTTTTGAGCTAGAAGCAACTCAAGTGGGGCAGGTGGGTCAATAA
- a CDS encoding carbohydrate ABC transporter permease, producing MTNNKDSIAAGIFLAPALILLGTFVIWPVINILYLSFTSGSFTASGTRWVGLSNYQNLLLSPEFWEVMGNTVYFTVATVIPSLIIPLVLANALNRPSITTPLRDLLRSAYFIPSITSLVAVGLGWRWMFQNNGPVNSLLGYLHITPVSWLSSTTWAMPVLILLSIWKQLGFNMVVFLAGLQAIPSQRYEAAELDGASAGQQFWYITLPGLRPTLAFATVTTAIFTLRSFEQVYVITGGGPQNSTNLVTYYIYQEAFGLFEFGAAATAATILLAVTLVLVHLQLRFWGEER from the coding sequence ATGACAAATAACAAAGATAGCATCGCGGCGGGGATATTTTTGGCGCCAGCGCTGATTCTTCTAGGCACTTTTGTCATCTGGCCAGTTATCAATATCTTATATCTCAGCTTCACCAGCGGGAGCTTTACGGCTAGTGGGACTCGCTGGGTGGGATTGAGTAATTACCAAAATCTCCTGCTCTCCCCGGAGTTTTGGGAAGTTATGGGCAATACGGTATATTTTACTGTAGCTACCGTCATTCCCAGCCTCATCATCCCTCTAGTATTGGCTAATGCTTTAAACCGCCCTAGCATCACGACGCCATTGCGGGACCTGCTCCGCAGTGCTTATTTTATTCCCTCTATTACTTCTTTAGTGGCTGTGGGTTTGGGATGGCGGTGGATGTTTCAAAATAACGGTCCGGTAAATTCCCTATTGGGCTACCTGCATATTACTCCCGTATCTTGGCTGAGCAGTACCACTTGGGCAATGCCAGTGCTGATTCTCCTGAGCATTTGGAAGCAGCTAGGTTTCAATATGGTGGTATTTTTAGCTGGTTTACAGGCAATTCCTAGCCAACGTTATGAAGCTGCAGAGTTAGATGGTGCTAGTGCTGGGCAACAGTTTTGGTATATTACCCTGCCCGGTTTGCGTCCTACTCTTGCATTTGCTACGGTGACGACGGCGATTTTTACCCTGCGCAGCTTTGAGCAAGTGTATGTCATAACTGGGGGTGGCCCGCAAAATTCCACTAATTTAGTGACTTACTATATCTACCAAGAGGCTTTTGGGTTATTTGAGTTTGGTGCCGCTGCCACTGCCGCCACGATTCTTTTAGCTGTGACTTTGGTGTTGGTCCATTTGCAATTGCGCTTTTGGGGCGAGGAGCGGTGA
- a CDS encoding M20 family metallopeptidase — MTLTQINELAAKLAPRLIEIRRHFHSHPELSGQEHQTAAYVSGVLSSCGLHVQEEVGKTGVVGELKGAGSENRVLAIRTDMDALPITERTGLEYASLQSGVMHACGHDVHTTVGLGTAMVLSQLETPLPGTVRFLFQPAEEISQGATWMVADGAMAGVSAILGVHVFPTIPGGKVGIRHGALTAAADDLEIIIIGESGHGARPHEAVDAIWIAAQVISSLQGAISRTLNPLHPAVLTIGQITGGRAPNVIADEVKMRGTVRSLHPDTHARLPGWIEGIVARVCDSYGARYQVNYQRGVPSVQNDPDLTDLLAEAAREALGADAITILTEPSLGAEDFSVYLEKAPGSMFRLGVGRKDLPNYPLHHPQFQVDESAIITGVVTLAHAAYKYWHTLPQK; from the coding sequence ATGACATTGACACAAATCAACGAACTAGCCGCCAAACTCGCACCCCGCCTGATTGAAATCCGGCGACATTTCCACAGTCACCCAGAATTAAGCGGTCAAGAACACCAAACCGCCGCTTATGTCTCAGGTGTGCTATCTTCTTGCGGTCTTCATGTGCAAGAAGAAGTGGGCAAAACCGGGGTAGTGGGAGAACTCAAAGGCGCTGGTAGCGAAAATCGGGTTTTGGCAATTCGCACGGATATGGATGCTCTTCCCATCACCGAGCGCACTGGCTTAGAATACGCCTCCTTGCAATCGGGGGTGATGCACGCTTGCGGACATGATGTGCATACCACGGTTGGGTTAGGCACGGCGATGGTTTTGTCCCAACTGGAAACACCTCTACCTGGTACAGTGAGGTTTTTATTTCAACCTGCAGAAGAAATTTCCCAGGGTGCTACCTGGATGGTAGCTGATGGCGCAATGGCGGGGGTGAGCGCCATTTTAGGGGTGCATGTTTTCCCGACTATTCCTGGGGGGAAAGTGGGTATCCGTCATGGTGCCTTGACAGCAGCAGCGGATGATTTGGAAATTATTATTATTGGGGAATCGGGACATGGGGCGCGTCCCCATGAGGCAGTAGATGCGATTTGGATTGCGGCGCAGGTAATATCTTCTCTTCAAGGCGCTATCTCTCGCACTCTCAATCCTCTGCATCCTGCTGTGCTGACGATCGGCCAAATCACCGGCGGTAGAGCCCCCAATGTCATCGCCGATGAAGTGAAAATGCGGGGCACTGTGCGCAGCCTACATCCCGACACTCACGCTAGGCTCCCCGGCTGGATTGAAGGTATTGTGGCGCGAGTCTGCGACAGCTATGGCGCTCGCTACCAAGTCAATTACCAGCGTGGGGTCCCGTCGGTGCAAAATGACCCTGATCTTACGGATTTGTTGGCGGAGGCGGCGCGGGAAGCTCTCGGCGCTGATGCTATTACTATCCTCACCGAACCCTCTCTCGGTGCCGAAGATTTTTCCGTTTATTTGGAAAAAGCGCCCGGTAGTATGTTCCGCTTGGGGGTGGGCCGCAAAGACTTACCTAATTACCCCCTGCATCATCCCCAGTTCCAAGTTGACGAATCTGCGATTATCACTGGTGTTGTCACTTTGGCTCATGCTGCCTATAAGTATTGGCACACTTTACCGCAGAAATAG
- a CDS encoding DMT family transporter has protein sequence MVNFWLANYKGELAALGAALLWASASVVYGRLGEKIPPLELNISKGAVAIALLLLTLLLRGDISSTTLAQLNPNTTTLLFLSGIVGIGFGDTAFFTAINNLGARRTLLLQTLAPPLAALLAMIFLRETLPQTTWLGIVITISGIAWVISDRAGSTTTTETNLLSGVTWGALAAAAQATGAVLSRAALATTNIDPLNSTLLRLMAGVFMLWLWAQGQKTPNRLNQLSPRLLLIVAVTAFFSTYLGIYCQQTSLKFAPAGIAQTLTATSPLFVIPIVIWMGERVSLRALLGAIISIAGVAVLFLR, from the coding sequence ATGGTAAATTTCTGGCTGGCAAATTACAAAGGAGAGCTAGCGGCTCTAGGCGCGGCGTTGCTCTGGGCGTCGGCGTCGGTGGTGTATGGGCGCTTAGGGGAAAAAATCCCCCCCCTAGAACTGAATATCAGCAAAGGAGCCGTGGCGATCGCCCTTCTGCTCCTCACCCTCCTCCTCCGGGGAGACATCTCTTCAACCACCCTCGCCCAACTCAACCCCAACACCACCACCCTCCTCTTCCTCAGCGGTATCGTCGGTATCGGCTTCGGCGATACCGCATTCTTCACCGCCATCAACAACCTCGGAGCGCGGCGCACCTTGCTGCTACAAACCCTAGCACCCCCCCTCGCGGCCCTACTGGCGATGATTTTTCTCCGCGAAACCCTGCCCCAAACCACCTGGTTAGGTATTGTCATCACCATTTCTGGCATCGCGTGGGTGATTAGCGATCGAGCCGGATCCACCACCACCACAGAAACCAACCTCTTATCCGGCGTCACCTGGGGGGCACTCGCCGCCGCCGCCCAAGCCACCGGGGCGGTCCTCTCCCGCGCCGCCCTAGCTACCACCAATATTGACCCGTTGAATAGTACCCTCTTACGTTTGATGGCAGGGGTTTTCATGCTCTGGCTCTGGGCGCAAGGGCAAAAAACCCCCAATCGTTTAAATCAACTGTCCCCGCGACTGCTGTTAATTGTGGCTGTCACCGCCTTTTTCAGCACCTATTTGGGCATCTACTGTCAGCAAACATCTTTAAAATTTGCCCCCGCAGGTATCGCCCAAACCCTCACCGCCACCAGTCCTCTATTCGTGATTCCCATAGTCATTTGGATGGGAGAAAGAGTTTCCCTGCGCGCCTTGCTCGGGGCGATCATTTCCATCGCTGGGGTAGCAGTGCTATTTCTGCGGTAA